In Alistipes ihumii AP11, a genomic segment contains:
- a CDS encoding S8 family serine peptidase, with protein MMKNNHCVIALSAAIISLSYVNCQDARHGRQYKIIKDIAELQNTESLDEADLSSLDLRDCEDLFLGKTGFDENGVKQWTDRVIWPETSKMPEGFDPQELLEASKMPKNVAGLHAKGITGKGVKIAIIDQRLFKEHPEYKDRIKYYEVFGDNWQQDGIDYHGSLVTGVAAGKSTGTAPEADIYYFAANNWPDDKSQPNTMRTINQAIRKIIDMNKTFPEREKIRFISMSSGTPDDAFAKEREELFDEAEQNGIMVLGGFYKHTMRNNSFDIRYGFVGRGLGIPTDGKTNPYFDGGYAYERLGGASSTFPYLAGVFAMALQDNQNFTRLPHWQDQLMKIAYDTAVDSVVNPEGIVEEVSRIAQTLQ; from the coding sequence ATGATGAAAAACAACCATTGTGTCATCGCATTATCCGCTGCCATAATTTCCTTATCTTATGTAAACTGTCAGGATGCACGGCATGGACGGCAATACAAGATTATAAAGGACATAGCGGAATTGCAGAACACCGAATCGCTGGACGAGGCGGATTTGTCGTCGTTGGATTTGAGGGATTGCGAAGATTTGTTTTTGGGGAAAACGGGGTTTGACGAGAACGGGGTTAAACAATGGACAGACCGTGTGATATGGCCCGAAACGTCGAAAATGCCGGAAGGCTTCGACCCGCAAGAACTTCTTGAAGCGTCGAAAATGCCGAAGAATGTTGCCGGACTGCACGCGAAAGGAATTACCGGCAAAGGCGTAAAGATCGCTATCATAGACCAACGGTTATTCAAAGAGCATCCGGAATATAAGGACCGGATCAAATATTACGAAGTATTCGGCGATAACTGGCAACAGGACGGTATCGACTATCACGGCAGTCTGGTTACCGGAGTAGCGGCGGGCAAAAGCACCGGTACGGCTCCGGAGGCCGATATTTATTATTTTGCGGCGAATAATTGGCCGGACGATAAATCGCAGCCGAATACCATGCGCACGATCAATCAAGCGATCCGGAAAATCATAGATATGAACAAGACGTTTCCGGAGCGTGAAAAAATACGGTTCATATCGATGAGCAGCGGCACTCCCGACGACGCGTTCGCCAAAGAACGCGAGGAATTGTTCGACGAAGCGGAACAGAACGGCATAATGGTTCTCGGCGGTTTCTACAAACATACGATGCGCAATAATTCTTTCGACATAAGATATGGATTCGTAGGCCGGGGGCTCGGAATACCTACGGACGGAAAAACGAATCCGTATTTTGACGGCGGATACGCTTACGAACGTTTGGGAGGGGCCAGTTCTACGTTTCCCTATCTGGCCGGAGTTTTCGCAATGGCATTGCAGGATAATCAAAATTTCACACGATTGCCGCATTGGCAGGATCAACTGATGAAAATAGCGTACGACACCGCTGTCGACTCTGTCGTCAATCCTGAGGGGATCGTCGAAGAAGTATCCCGTATTGCCCAAACGCTACAATAA